A region from the Ciconia boyciana chromosome 1, ASM3463844v1, whole genome shotgun sequence genome encodes:
- the MXRA5 gene encoding matrix-remodeling-associated protein 5, whose amino-acid sequence MRSPKAASRLAAAGCDEPRPAGAGGEPGSQVAAARPPRRPAPPPARSPPGAWERRAAPAETAAPGRRRSEARGGEKMGQRAAAGALSVVLILGLGLPPAALACPHPCACYLPTEVHCTFRSLAAVPARISKHVERINFGFNSIQSIYENSFAGLTKLELLMIHGNDIQNIPNGALKDLVSLQVFKISYNKLKVITGQTLQGLSSLMRLHMDHNRIEFVHPNAFNGLTSLRLVHLEGNLLQQLHPNTFSTFMVLDYFKLSTVRHLYLSENALRTLPAGMFQGMPLLENLYLHGNPWACDCSLKWLLEWNEVSGGVLKCKKDKAYEGGQLCPKCNSPKQLQKEDIQNLKDISCRKPVIQSSLRQNSSTQGEEDGDSYELPLQELQSSPWNITLNMTDEHGNVVHLNCEIKKPTGSTRIQWNQIQTQEIDINATISLDFECPMNRENYEKLWKLIAYYSEVPVKLERELMLSKEPKISYRYRQGSDYDALYYTGVKAQILAEPSWVMQPLINIQLNRRQSTGKKVVLSFFTVFSQTIHTKDTRQQRSWVMIEQDQSTRTAQSVVEGSECQLSCNVKASETPSVQWLFPDGTKLQAPFNQKDSRFSILSSGQLIIKAVSYTDGGLYHCVAQVRDDADIMAYRLLVQPPAIQVTDSDVVRVEKNVGDPIVLPCNAVAVPEPQLSWILPNSQVLNDLSNSSKGYMLDNGTLLIPKSHVSDSGHYRCVAVNQQGSDQFVVRVTVNKMVSDRSFKRIKLKKRPGSKSSSKKRGRVIDDGEGSGAGGVDEFPRRKNHLKDREISFKQKSDQVPEAQIKKGKKGRRKMKIWKSTDRTQDSNVAEGRRVFESRRRINMASKQINPQHWADILAKVRGKNLPRTTTATAITLTTALPRVMQKTTPVPHPVASPPPSEAAADGVDSSADASPVGEDEPFSVTVSPNTKAFSVQSILTRSETEPFSDHRALETPASIYSVEIPVSGPYLTPVPATVQPQGQQHRDVRTGDSVVVKENIHALTEEPLTRQIVTNFPNIQSSSFTVENIDRTVSSTSEENSAFAELPLDATVLAESQTVDLHSVLETSVKLNEVDLTSVDTIILTPYQLDEIIPTDTVGTTTISSSVSPFVTEKSSDLIHQHKEVSTGQTKMADLSTSFPAVTPIRVQSKEEPETHRNTVTQESVSSSYAESFQGGEHRNLATPKPDPTFILHSTNALHKTAKGIKTASSISRLTTVATTTMPYRKTMPSLVTQHARKRPYGRRRLRPNRIRQRPKPFPPVVLTTEAMPIVPRTPEFEAVTKTSSATLESPDLKNNVKVQAKEEEHMEFTPSLVTDPVVLEKITEIREVVTTSFFRPTASPPEVKHVTLSTAPETLALPVTAPVTILSSYVVHDTVPTKELSAPVTPEQSEVTTYHSLDNVSEKGIKADSKTMDSMAEQSSTTTFPEHMNSLILSAKPESQEEPILFDSEVVVNETTTGTFQLIYPTMTDLSIPLGTVAVFKDLSVSKDPWKPTVSLETPAITEPPQQHEMITLSSSFSTTETQTFPLRETKKSVASQTGTKPSSLDEEEAMSHVFHHDPTLQTTQKPLTTSTAFIPFIKLATLPPFISSTSHPSLHYTTEESNAFNQERFPEAKQVEADGDKVVVSSRWNVHPTPSSSQNRISIQSKEEQFKELYSSRSNNSLLLNPNLPHPPAGMIPSLNQRLPVVPPKHVPVRGTVKPPYIVTQGSYRYFITHQPLHHTNKPEITAYAAHTFHDKKSFASQRETTTPTQASPFHKTNPLTASKFGNQGQNRYNINSRFFGNNYVPDNRGTAGRLPSQGNPYYPSSRMPFLFNRTRIFPHLSVHPKPVIPSQLVPKDTNEKKVAQVSPTRITVQKATAIPVPPMPHTTTATSPPAAILKITPPAFLSQRAKPQISTTVHPFKNVHHRHQKVPSVPYVGSIMPHNSTVIQSSTNFKIHGERPKIITKGSQSISILAETDAFIPCDAVGEPKPFITWTKVSTGALMTANTRLQRFEVWKNGTLLIRNVQLQDRGQYLCTAQNLHGIDKMIIVLTVVAYQPKILLSRYRDVTVYFGETIAMECQASGTPSPHISWIFPDRKILQTVTTTESRIMLHENRTLSIKQATFSDRGVYKCVASNAAGADSIAVRLHIAALPPIIQQDKQENISLPLGSSINVHCTAKAAPSPSIRWVVFDGTQIRPSQFVNGNLFVFPNGTLYIRNVSPKDSGTYECIAANMVGTARRTIQLHVKKHASNAKITGSSPQRTDVTYGSILHLDCSASGDPWPRILWRLPSKRMIDSLHSSLETRIKVFSNGTLVVHSVTDKDAGDYLCVARNKIGDDYVVLKVNVMMKPAKIEHKNENNHKVKYGGDLKVDCVATGLPNPEISWGLPDGSMINTFMQSDDSGSRTKRYVVFNNGTLYFNDVGLREEGDYTCYAENQIGKDEMKVRVKVVAEPATIRNKTYVIINVPYGDVVTVACEAKGEPTPKVTWLSPTNRPIPTLSDKYQVYRDGTLLIQKAQRSDSGNYTCVVRNSAGEDRKIVWIHVNVQPPRINGHLSAITSVRETAIRDSRKLIDCKAEGIPAPRVLWAFPEGVILPAPYYGNRITVHRNGTLDIRGVRQTDAVQLICIGRNEGGEARLIVQLLITDHLEKPSFRDPVNERITAIAGHSINLNCSVQGNPKPSTSWILPNGTEVLSGSRLHRFYHKRDGILHISSLSAGDAGTYRCTARNPGGYVERVVFLKVGVRPEISNQYNNLVSIINGETLQLHCITQPNQRAQISWTLPNGMVLDAPQAVGRFSLLENGSLTVREASVFDRGTYLCKVSTEYGTSVMNVPVIVIAYPPRITSEPAPVIYARPGNSVKLNCMAIGIPKAEITWELPDKSHLTTGAQSRLYGNKFLHPQGSLVIQQPTQRDAGFYKCTAKNILGSDSKTTYIHIF is encoded by the exons GAGGAGCGAGGCGAGGGGAGGCGAGAAGATGGggcagcgggcggcggcgggggcacTCTCCGTGGTGCTgatcctggggctggggctgccgccGGCCGCCCTGGCCTGCCCCCACCCCTGCGCCTGCTACCTCCCCACCGAGGTCCACTGCACCTTTCGGTCCTTAGCAGCCGTGCCGGCGAGGATTTCGAAACATGTGGAAAGAATCAATTTTGG GTTTAACAGTATACAGTCTATATACGAAAACTCCTTTGCAGGACTTACAAAACTGGAATTGCTCATGATACATGGAAATGACATTCAGAATATACCTAATGGTGCTTTGAAAGATCTCGTGTCTTTACAG gttttcaAAATTAGTTACAATAAATTGAAGGTCATAACTGGCCAAACCCTCCAAGGACTTTCAAGCTTAATGAGACTGCACATGGACCACAACAGAATTGAGTTTGTTCATCCAAATGCTTTTAATGGATTAACTTCTCTGAGACTGGTCCACTTAGAAGGAAATTTGCTCCAGCAGCTTCACCCCAACACCTTTTCAACATTTATGGTCCTTGATTATTTCAAACTGTCAACAGTAAGACACCTCTACCTATCTGAAAATGCTCTTAGGACCTTGCCTGCAGGGATGTTTCAAGGCATGCCACTGCTGGAAAACCTTTACCTTCATGGGAATCCATGGGCCTGTGACTGCAGCTTAAAGTGGCTCCTTGAATGGAATGAAGTTTCTGGAG gtgttttaaaatgcaaaaaggaCAAAGCCTATGAAGGGGGACAGCTCTGTCCTAAGTGCAACAGCCcgaaacagctgcagaaagaagatattcaaaacttgaAAGATATTTCCTGTAGGAAACCTGTCATTCAGTCCTCACTgaggcagaacagcagcactCAAGGTGAAGAAGATGGTGACAGTTATGAACTCCCTCTGCAAGAGCTTCAGTCCTCTCCATGGAACATTACTCTAAATATGACTGATGAGCATGGCAATGTAGTCCACCTGAACTGTGAAATCAAAAAACCAACAGGCTCTACCAGAATTCAGTGGAATCAAATCCAGACTCAGGAGATTGATATAAATGCTACAATTTCACTGGATTTTGAATGTCCAATGAATCGagaaaactatgaaaaattATGGAAGCTTATAGCTTATTACAGTGAAGTACCTGTCAAATTAGAGAGGGAACTTATGCTCAGCAAAGAGCCTAAAATAAGCTATCGGTACAGGCAAGGCTCAGATTATGATGCTCTTTACTACACAGGCGTAAAAGCTCAAATACTGGCTGAGCCTTCCTGGGTGATGCAACCTCTTATAAATATCCAGTTAAACAGGCGCCAGAGTACAGGGAAAAAAGTGGTGCTAtcattttttactgtgttttctcaGACAATTCATACCAAAGACAccaggcagcagaggagctgggtaATGATAGAGCAAGACCAGAGCACAAGGACAGCTCAGAGTGTGGTGGAAGGGTCAGAGTGTCAGCTGAGCTGCAATGTGAAAGCCTCTGAGACCCCCTCCGTTCAGTGGCTCTTTCCAGATGGGACTAAACTGCAGGCACCATTTAATCAGAAAGACAGTAGGTTTTCCATTCTCAGTAGTGGCCAGCTAATAATCAAAGCAGTGAGTTACACTGATGGTGGTTTGTACCACTGCGTTGCCCAAGTGAGAGATGATGCGGACATAATGGCTTACAGACTTCTAGTGCAGCCTCCAGCTATCCAGGTAACTGATTCAGATGTAGTGAgagttgaaaaaaatgttggagATCCAATAGTTTTGCCGTGCAATGCCGTTGCCGTCCCAGAGCCACAGTTGAGCTGGATTCTTCCAAACAGCCAGGTACTTAATGATTTATCAAACTCTTCAAAAGGATATATGTTGGACAACGGTACTTTGCTTATTCCAAAAAGCCACGTCAGTGATAGTGGCCATTACAGATGTGTGGCTGTCAATCAGCAGGGATCAGATCAGTTTGTTGTAAGGGTCACCGTAAATAAAATGGTGTCTGACAGGTCATTTAAAAGGATAAAGCTTAAAAAGCGCCCAGGTTCAAAAAGTTCATCAAAAAAAAGAGGGCGGGTCATAGATGATGGAGAGGGAtcaggggcaggaggggtggaTGAGTTCCCACGAAGAAAGAACCACCTGAAAGACCGGGAAATatcctttaaacaaaaaagtgacCAGGTGCCAGAGGCTCAAattaaaaaggggaagaaaggcagaaggaaaatgaaaatctggAAAAGTACTGATAGAACCCAAGACAGCAATGTTGCAGAAGGCCGGAGAGTATTTGAATCTCGAAGGAGAATTAATATGGCAAGCAAGCAGATTAATCCACAGCATTGGGCTGACATTTTGGCAAAGGTCCGTGGGAAAAATCTTCCTAGAACAACAACAGCTACAGCCATTACTTTAACAACTGCACTGCCACGAGTCATGCAGAAAACTACTCCAGTCCCTCATCCGGTAGCCAGCCCTCCACcttcagaggcagcagctgatGGGGTAGATTCCTCTGCTGATGCGTCACCTGTAGGTGAAGATGAGCCATTCTCAGTCACTGTTTCCCCCAACACTAAAGCATTTTCAGTCCAGTCTATATTAACAAGGTCAGAAACTGAACCCTTCTCTGACCACAGGGCTTTAGAAACACCTGCAAGTATATACTCTGTAGAAATCCCTGTATCGGGTCCATATTTGACTCCTGTCCCTGCAACTGTGCAACCCCAAGGCCAGCAGCATCGTGATGTCAGGACTGGTGATTCAGTTGTAGTCAAAGAAAATATCCATGCTCTCACTGAAGAACCTCTAACCAGACAAATCGTAACAAACTTTCCTAATATTCAGAGCAGTTCATTCACAGTGGAAAATATAGATAGAACTGTATCTTCTACATCAGaggaaaattctgcttttgctgagCTACCACTTGATGCTACTGTCCTAGCTGAATCTCAGACTGTGGATCTTCATAGCGTTTTGGAGACAAGTGTGAAGTTAAATGAAGTGGACCTGACGAGTGTTGACACCATAATTTTAACACCTTATCAGCTGGATGAGATCATCCCAACAGATACTGTAGGCACTACTAccatttcttcatctgtttctcCATTTGTTACAGAAAAGAGCAGTGACTTGATACACCAGCACAAAGAAGTATCCACAGGTCAGACAAAAATGGCAGACTTAAGTACAAGTTTTCCAGCTGTCACACCTATCAGGGTTCAGAGCAAGGAAGAACCTGAGACCCACAGGAATACAGTGACTCAAGAAAGCGTGTCCAGCAGTTATGCAGAGAGTTTTCAGGGAGGAGAACATAGAAACCTGGCTACTCCAAAACCAGATCCCACATTCATTTTGCATAGCACTAATGCTCTTCATAAAACAGCAAAGGGGATAAAAACTGCTTCTTCCATCAGTAGATTGACCACTGTGGCCACAACAACAATGCCCTATAGAAAGACCATGCCTTCACTTGTTACTCAGCATGCTAGAAAAAGACCTTATGGGAGAAGGAGATTGAGGCCAAACAGAATCCGACAAAGACCAAAGCCTTTCCCCCCTGTTGTTTTAACCACGGAGGCAATGCCTATTGTTCCAAGGACACCAGAATTTGAAGCTGTGACCAAAACTTCTTCTGCAACTCTTGAAAGTCCTGATCTTAAAAACAATGTCAAAGTACAGGCTAAGGAAGAGGAGCATATGGAATTCACTCCTTCATTAGTTACTGATCCAGTTGTCTTAGAGAAAATTACCGAAATCAGAGAGGTGGTCACAACTTCCTTCTTTAGACCTACTGCTTCTCCACCTGAAGTAAAACATGTGACACTCTCTACTGCTCCTGAAACCTTGGCACTTCCAGTGACTGCACCTGTCACGATTTTATCATCATATGTTGTACATGACACAGTTCCCACGAAAGAGTTGAGTGCACCTGTGACACCAGAGCAGAGTGAAGTGACAACATACCACTCATTAGACAATGTATCTGAGAAGGGCATTAAAGCAGATTCTAAAACTATGGATAGTATGGCAGAACAATCAAGCACAACTACTTTTCCTGAGCATATGAACAGCTTGATACTATCTGCAAAACCAGAATCTCAAGAAGAGCCTATCCTATTTGACTCAGAAGTTGTGGTTAATGAAACAACCACTGGAACATTCCAGCTGATATATCCCACTATGACTGACTTAAGTATTCCTCTTGGCACAGTGGCAGTTTTTAAGGACCTCTCAGTTTCAAAGGACCCATGGAAGCCCACAGTATCTTTAGAAACACCAGCAATAACTGAGCCACCTCAGCAACATGAGATGATTACTTTGTCCTCCTCCTTCAGCACGACAGAAACTCAGACTTTTCCACttagagaaacaaagaaatctgTTGCTTCTCAGACTGGGACAAAGCCATCTTCCTTGGATGAAGAGGAAGCTATGTCACATGTATTTCATCATGATCCCACTTTGCAGACAACTCAAAAGCCTCTCACTACATCTACTGCCTTTATTCCATTTATAAAACTTGCCACTCTTCCCCCTTTCATTTCGAGCACTTCACATCCTTCTCTTCATTATACCACTGAGGAAAGTAATGCCTTTAATCAAGAAAGGTTCCCAGAAGCAAAACAAGTTGAAGCAGATGGTGACAAAGTGGTGGTGAGCTCAAGATGGAATGTACACCCTACTCCTTCCTCTAGCCAAAACAGGATTAGCATACAGTCGAAAGAGGAGCAATTCAAAGAGTTGTATAGTAGCAGGTCAAACAACAGCTTACTGCTGAATCCAAACCTTCCCCATCCACCTGCTGGAATGATACCAAGCCTAAACCAAAGACTGCCTGTTGTGCCTCCAAAGCATGTTCCAGTAAGAGGCACAGTGAAGCCTCCATATATTGTAACACAAGGTTCATATCGCTATTTTATAACACACCAGCCTCTTCACCACACAAACAAACCAGAGATAACAGCATATGCAGCACATACCTTTCACGACAAAAAATCTTTCGCCTCTCAGAGAGAAACAACTACCCCAACACAAGCCTCTccatttcacaaaacaaatcCATTAACTGCAAGCAAGTTTGGTAATCAGGGTCAGAATAGATACAATATTAATTCAAGATTTTTTGGAAATAACTATGTTCCAGATAACAGAGGCACAGCAGGGAGACTACCAAGTCAAGGGAACCCCTATTATCCCAGTTCCAGAATGCCATTCCTTTTCAACAGAACAAGGATATTCCCTCACTTAAGTGTGCATCCTAAGCCAGTGATCCCTAGTCAACTAGTCCCAAAAGACACAAATGAGAAGAAGGTTGCCCAGGTCTCCCCTACTAGGATTACAGTGCAGAAAGCTACAGCTATTCCAGTGCCTCCAATGCCACACACCACAACTGCCacatcaccaccagcagcaaTTTTGAAGATTACCCCTCCAGCCTTTCTCTCTCAGCGTGCAAAACCACAGATATCCACTACAgttcatccttttaaaaatgtccatCATCGTCATCAAAAAGTTCCATCTGTGCCTTATGTGGGAAGTATTATGCCACACAATTCAACTGTAATTCAATCTTCCACTAATTTCAAGATACACGGAGAAAGACCAAAAATTATCACAAAAGGGTCTCAGAGCATATCCATCCTTGCTGAAACAGATGCTTTTATCCCTTGTGATGCAGTAGGGGAACCCAAGCCTTTTATTACTTGGACAAAAGTCTCTACAG GAGCTCTAATGACAGCCAACACCAGGTTACAAAGGTTTGAAGTTTGGAAAAATGGTACCCTCCTTATCCGAAATGTTCAACTTCAGGATCGTGGACAGTATTTGTGCACAGCTCAGAACCTGCATGGCATAGATAAAATGATCATTGTGCTCACAGTTGTAGCCTACCAGCCCAAAATCTTACTTTCCCGCTATCGAGATGTCACGGTGTATTTTGGAGAGACCATAGCAATGGAATGTCAAGCTAGTGGGACTCCAAGCCCACATATTTCATGGATTTTCCCAGATAGGAAGATTTTGCAGACAGTCACCACTACAGAAAGCAGGATAATGCTTCATGAAAATCGAACTTTGTCTATCAAGCAAGCAACTTTTTCAGACCGAGGAGTTTACAAATGCGTAGCAAGCAAtgctgcaggagctgacagCATTGCAGTGAGGCTGCACATTGCAGCCTTACCCCCCATCATCCAGCAGGATAAGCAAGAGAACATTTCCTTGCCCCTTGGTAGCAGTATTAACGTCCACTGCACTGCCAAAGCAGCACCTTCTCCCAGCATCCGCTGGGTGGTCTTTGATGGCACGCAAATCCGACCTTCTCAGTTTGTCAATgggaatttgtttgtttttcccaatGGAACTCTTTATATTCGCAATGTCTCCCCCAAGGACAGTGGGACCTACGAGTGCATTGCTGCTAACATGGTGGGAACTGCCAGGAGAACAATACAACTCCATGTGAAGAAGCATGCATCTAATGCTAAGATCACTGGGAGCTCTCCTCAGAGGACAGATGTAACATACGGCAGCATCCTGCATTTGGATTGTAGTGCTTCTGGTGACCCCTGGCCTAGGATATTATGGAGGTTGCCTTCTAAAAGGATGATTGATTCCCTACACAG tAGCTTGGAGACGAGAATCAAGGTATTCAGCAATGGGACTTTGGTTGTCCATTCAGTTACAGATAAAGATGCAGGAGACTATTTGTGTGTGGCCCGCAATAAGATCGGGGATGACTACGTGGTCCTCAAAGTGAATGTGATGATGAAACCAGCAAAAATAGAACATAAGAACGAGAATAACCACAAGGTCAAGTATGGAGGGGACCTGAAAGTTGACTGTGTAGCCACAGGTCTGCCAAATCCTGAGATCTCCTGGGGTCTTCCAGATGGCAGCATGATCAATACCTTCATGCAGTCAGATGACAGTGGCAGCCGAACAAAGCGATACGTGGTCTTCAATAATGGAACTCTGTATTTCAATGACGTTGGACTGAGAGAGGAAGGGGACTACACCTGCTATGCTGAGAACCAGATTGGGAAGGATGAGATGAAAGTGCGGGTCAAAGTAGTGGCCGAGCCTGCAACTATCAGGAACAAAACATACGTCATTATTAATGTACCCTATGGTGATGTTGTCACAGTAGCATGTGAAGCCAAAGGAGAACCCACTCCCAAAGTGACCTGGCTCTCTCCAACCAACAGGCCCATTCCTACCCTATCTGACAAATACCAGGTATATAGGGATGGCACTCTCCTCATCCAAAAGGCCCAAAGATCTGACAGTGGTAACTATACTTGCGTAGTGAGGAACAGTGCTGGAGAAGATCGGAAAATCGTCTGGATCCACGTTAACGTTCAGCCTCCCAGAATCAATGGTCATCTCAGTGCAATAACATCTGTGAGGGAGACAGCCATCAGGGACAGCCGGAAACTTATTGACTGCAAAGCTGAAGGCATCCCTGCTCCACGGGTCTTATGGGCTTTTCCAGAAGGAGTAATCCTGCCAGCTCCCTACTATGGGAATAGGATCACTGTGCATCGCAATGGTACTTTGGACATCAGAGGGGTGAGGCAGACAGACGCAGTGCAGCTCATATGCATCGGACGGAACGAAGGAGGGGAAGCGAGGCTGATTGTGCAGCTCCTCATCACAGACCATTTGGAGAAACCCTCCTTCAGAGACCCTGTCAATGAAAGGATCACTGCCATTGCTGGGCACAGCATCAATCTGAACTGCTCAGTCCAGGGAAACCCCAAGCCCAGCACAAGCTGGATCCTTCCCAATGGCACTGAAGTGCTGAGTGGCAGCCGTCTGCACAGATTCTACCATAAGAGGGATGGGATCTTACACATCAGCAGCCTCTCCGCTGGGGATGCTGGGACTTACCGCTGTACAGCCAGAAACCCAGGAGGTTATGTGGAACGGGTCGTCTTCCTGAAGGTGGGAGTCAGGCCAGAAATCAGCAACCAGTACAACAACCTGGTGAGCATCATCAATGGAGAAACTCTGCAGCTCCATTGCATCACCCAGCCAAACCAACGGGCACAGATCTCCTGGACACTGCCCAATGGGATGGTCCTGGATGCCCCCCAGGCTGTGGGTCGCTTCTCTCTGCTGGAGAATGGCTCACTGACAGTGCGTGAAGCTTCTGTATTTGACAGGGGCACTTACCTATGCAAGGTGTCCACAGAGTACGGCACTTCTGTTATGAATGTGCCTGTCATCGTGATAGCTTATCCTCCCCGAATTACCAGTGAGCCAGCACCCGTCATCTATGCCAGGCCTGGAAATTCAGTAAAACTGAACTGCATGGCCATTGGGATTcctaaagcagaaataacatgGGAGCTTCCAGACAAATCACATCTGACAACAGGAGCTCAATCCCGTCTGTATGGAAACAAATTCCTCCACCCTCAGGGGTCATTAGTCATCCAGCAGCCTACTCAAAGGGATGCGGGCTTCTATAAATGCACTGCTAAAAATATACTAGGCAGTGATTCGAAAACAACCTACATACACATATTCTAA